One stretch of Streptomyces peucetius DNA includes these proteins:
- a CDS encoding HemK2/MTQ2 family protein methyltransferase — protein MSSVLGADRTTSADALVFAPGVYAPQSDTFLLADALEREPLGPGAEVLDVGTGTGVLALAAARRGARVTAVDRSWRAVAATRLNAARAGQRVRVLHGDLLAPAAGRRFDLIVCNPPYVPAPRAGVPRHGAAVAWDAGHDGRAVLDRICDGAAGLLHPSGALLLVHSALSGVRATLDRLRGAGLDAAVMERRVVPFGPVLRSRADWLERRGLVAPGEEKEELVVVRAERV, from the coding sequence ATGTCCAGTGTGCTCGGAGCGGACCGGACCACGAGCGCGGACGCGCTCGTGTTCGCCCCGGGGGTCTACGCCCCGCAGAGCGACACGTTTCTGCTCGCCGACGCGCTCGAACGCGAACCGCTCGGGCCCGGCGCCGAGGTGCTCGACGTCGGAACCGGCACCGGAGTCCTGGCGCTGGCCGCCGCCCGCCGCGGGGCCCGTGTCACCGCCGTCGACAGATCCTGGCGCGCCGTCGCGGCCACCAGACTCAATGCCGCACGCGCCGGTCAGCGGGTGCGTGTGCTGCACGGCGACCTGCTGGCCCCGGCGGCGGGCCGGCGCTTCGACCTGATCGTGTGCAACCCGCCGTACGTGCCCGCGCCGCGGGCCGGGGTGCCGCGCCACGGTGCGGCCGTCGCCTGGGACGCGGGACACGACGGCAGGGCGGTGCTCGACCGGATCTGTGACGGCGCGGCCGGCTTGCTGCACCCGTCCGGTGCTCTGCTGCTGGTCCACTCGGCGCTCAGCGGGGTCCGGGCCACCCTGGACCGGCTGCGCGGCGCCGGACTCGACGCCGCCGTCATGGAACGCCGGGTCGTTCCCTTCGGGCCCGTTCTGCGCTCCCGCGCCGACTGGCTCGAACGCCGGGGGCTGGTCGCTCCCGGTGAGGAGAAGGAAGAGCTGGTGGTCGTCCGTGCCGAACGAGTCTGA
- a CDS encoding type 1 glutamine amidotransferase domain-containing protein has translation MSKILMVVSGADSLKLSDGTSHPTGFWAEELAASHEVLRAAGHEVDIATPGGVRPTVDPISLDERGGVEEADAERFRAYLDSLDAELARPADLSAVSVADYDAVYIPGGHAPMADLAVSTDLGRLLSEADGSGKIVAALCHGPAALLSAVKADGSFTFAGRELTVFSDEEEQQGGLGDASPYLVESRLRDLGAVVLPGDAWASRVVVDGNLITGQNPQSSADTAQRVVEALAGR, from the coding sequence ATGTCGAAGATCCTCATGGTCGTTTCCGGCGCCGACAGCCTGAAGCTGTCCGACGGCACCAGCCACCCCACCGGCTTCTGGGCCGAGGAGCTGGCCGCGTCGCACGAGGTGCTCCGGGCCGCGGGCCACGAAGTGGACATCGCGACGCCGGGCGGCGTCCGGCCGACCGTGGACCCCATCAGCCTCGACGAGCGCGGCGGGGTCGAGGAGGCGGACGCCGAGAGGTTCCGGGCGTACCTGGACTCCCTCGACGCCGAACTCGCCCGGCCGGCCGACCTCTCCGCCGTGTCGGTGGCCGACTACGACGCCGTGTACATCCCCGGCGGCCACGCGCCGATGGCCGACCTCGCGGTCAGCACGGACCTCGGCCGGCTGCTGAGCGAAGCCGACGGGAGCGGAAAGATCGTCGCGGCGCTCTGCCACGGCCCGGCGGCGCTGCTCAGCGCCGTGAAGGCGGACGGTTCCTTCACCTTCGCCGGGCGTGAGCTGACGGTGTTCAGCGACGAGGAGGAGCAGCAGGGCGGCCTCGGCGACGCGTCGCCGTACCTGGTCGAGTCGCGGCTGCGGGACCTCGGCGCGGTGGTACTGCCGGGTGACGCCTGGGCGAGCCGGGTCGTCGTCGACGGCAACCTGATCACCGGGCAGAACCCGCAGTCGAGCGCGGACACCGCGCAGCGCGTGGTGGAGGCGCTGGCGGGCCGCTGA
- a CDS encoding LysR family transcriptional regulator: protein MPGLDLLSTFVEIYRCGSLSAAAERLGLTQPAVTGQLARLEEQLGEQLFVRSRKGVTPTAHAADLAARIGTHLDELRAALEPSAAGAAHVGTVRIGGPGELMALRVLPTLAPLTTRGLRVHVTLGLAKDLLAALAAGQVDLVVSSVRPAQQDIAATPLVDEEFVLVGPPSLARSVDGARLADDPVDALAHLPLVGYADDLPIVRRYWLSEFNRRPPNHIAVIVPDLRAVLAAVVAGAGVSALPRYLAEPALSAGSVELLHEPAAPPLNTLYLATRTGALVHPPLALVHDHLRSRAHAWGAL, encoded by the coding sequence GTGCCGGGTCTGGATCTGCTGTCGACCTTCGTGGAGATCTACCGCTGCGGGTCGCTGTCCGCGGCCGCCGAGCGGCTGGGGCTGACCCAGCCGGCGGTGACCGGCCAGCTGGCGAGGCTTGAGGAGCAGCTCGGCGAGCAGCTGTTCGTCCGCTCCCGGAAGGGCGTCACCCCCACGGCCCACGCGGCCGACCTCGCCGCGCGCATCGGCACGCATCTCGACGAGCTGCGTGCGGCACTGGAGCCGTCGGCAGCGGGGGCGGCGCATGTAGGGACCGTACGGATCGGGGGGCCCGGGGAGCTGATGGCGCTGCGGGTCCTGCCCACCCTCGCCCCGCTGACGACCCGCGGGCTGCGGGTCCATGTCACGCTGGGCCTCGCCAAGGACCTGCTTGCCGCCCTCGCGGCCGGGCAGGTGGACCTGGTGGTGTCCTCCGTCAGGCCGGCGCAGCAGGACATCGCGGCCACCCCCCTCGTCGACGAGGAGTTCGTCCTGGTCGGCCCGCCGTCCCTGGCCCGCAGCGTCGACGGTGCCCGGCTGGCCGACGACCCGGTGGACGCTCTCGCGCATCTCCCGCTGGTCGGCTACGCGGACGACCTGCCGATCGTGCGCCGCTACTGGCTGAGCGAGTTCAACCGCCGGCCGCCGAACCACATCGCCGTGATCGTGCCGGACCTGCGCGCCGTTCTGGCCGCGGTCGTCGCGGGCGCGGGGGTGAGTGCGCTCCCCCGTTACCTCGCCGAGCCTGCGCTCTCCGCGGGGTCCGTGGAGCTGCTCCACGAGCCCGCCGCCCCACCGCTCAACACGCTCTACCTGGCCACACGGACCGGAGCTCTCGTCCATCCGCCGCTGGCCCTGGTCCACGACCACCTCCGCAGCCGGGCCCACGCGTGGGGCGCGCTGTGA
- a CDS encoding SAM-dependent methyltransferase: MQSSWRPDAIDTKVPSVARMYDYFLGGDDNYQSDREACEELLKQVPSSRTLAVNNRNFLRRVVRTLATEYGIRQFIDHGSGLPTQDNVHQVAQAVDPESRVVYVDNDPIVLAHGRALLDENDRTTVIQADMRDTDGIFAHEETRRLIDFSKPVAALFVSVMHCIPDKDDPAALVRRVAERLAPGSFLVVCQLVSDRPEIRQFVTDFMAQATDNHWGRVREEHEVAAYLDGLEILEPGLVEVSTWRPDTDLAPVQQTDEWIEWGGVARLP, encoded by the coding sequence ATGCAGAGCTCGTGGCGCCCCGACGCCATCGACACCAAGGTGCCCAGTGTGGCACGTATGTACGACTACTTCCTGGGGGGCGACGACAATTACCAGTCGGACCGCGAAGCTTGTGAAGAACTGCTGAAGCAGGTCCCCAGTTCCAGGACGCTCGCCGTCAACAACCGCAACTTCCTGCGGCGTGTCGTACGGACGCTGGCGACCGAGTACGGGATCCGCCAGTTCATCGACCACGGGTCCGGCCTGCCGACACAGGACAACGTCCACCAGGTCGCGCAGGCGGTCGACCCGGAGTCGAGGGTCGTGTACGTCGACAACGACCCGATCGTCCTCGCGCACGGTCGCGCGCTGCTCGACGAGAACGACCGCACCACGGTCATCCAGGCCGACATGCGCGACACCGACGGCATCTTCGCTCACGAGGAGACCCGGCGGCTGATCGACTTCAGCAAGCCGGTCGCGGCCCTGTTCGTATCGGTGATGCACTGCATTCCGGACAAGGACGACCCGGCCGCACTGGTGCGGCGGGTCGCGGAACGGCTGGCGCCCGGCAGCTTCCTGGTCGTCTGCCAACTGGTGAGCGACCGGCCCGAGATCCGCCAGTTCGTCACCGACTTCATGGCGCAGGCCACCGACAACCACTGGGGCAGGGTGCGCGAGGAGCACGAGGTCGCCGCGTATCTGGACGGCCTGGAGATCCTCGAGCCGGGGCTCGTGGAGGTCTCCACCTGGCGGCCGGACACCGATCTGGCGCCGGTGCAGCAGACCGACGAATGGATCGAGTGGGGCGGCGTCGCGCGTCTGCCGTGA
- a CDS encoding DUF5133 domain-containing protein, giving the protein MLMPDTSVITRLIARYRAQEHYVLAAPHDESARRRFEDTAYTLCVLMCERTAREALLAAETYVGRRIRQGAQAVGEGAASGGR; this is encoded by the coding sequence ATGCTGATGCCCGACACGAGTGTGATCACCAGGCTGATTGCCCGCTACCGGGCGCAGGAACATTACGTCCTCGCCGCTCCCCACGACGAGTCCGCCCGGAGGCGGTTCGAGGACACGGCATACACACTGTGCGTGCTCATGTGCGAGCGCACGGCCCGCGAAGCCCTCCTCGCGGCGGAGACGTACGTGGGCCGCCGTATCCGGCAGGGCGCACAGGCGGTCGGCGAGGGCGCGGCATCCGGCGGGCGCTGA
- a CDS encoding HAD family hydrolase, protein MARAAVFDVDGTLADTNHLHVVAWWEAFRQAGHRVAMHDIHRSVGLPGRDLVAHLLGDDRDTRRDGALEAAHKALYATYFDRLPAFDEAGDLLRALAGDGWRVVLASSAGGSELAALRRAIDADDAVSATASADDVEEGKPAPEPVEQALALAGVPASDAVFVGDTVWDMQAASRAGVRAVGLLCGGIPRTALEAAGAAAVFDDPADLLAQIDDSPFAGPA, encoded by the coding sequence ATGGCACGCGCCGCCGTGTTCGACGTCGACGGGACACTGGCCGACACCAACCACCTCCATGTCGTCGCCTGGTGGGAGGCCTTCCGCCAGGCGGGCCACCGCGTGGCCATGCACGACATCCACCGTTCCGTCGGACTGCCCGGCCGGGACCTGGTAGCCCATCTGCTCGGGGACGACCGGGACACCCGCCGGGACGGCGCCCTCGAGGCCGCGCACAAAGCCCTCTACGCGACGTACTTCGACCGGCTGCCGGCCTTCGACGAGGCCGGGGACCTGCTGCGCGCCCTCGCCGGTGACGGCTGGCGGGTGGTGCTCGCCTCCTCGGCGGGCGGATCCGAGCTCGCGGCGCTGCGACGGGCCATCGACGCGGACGACGCCGTCAGCGCGACCGCGAGCGCCGACGACGTGGAGGAGGGGAAACCCGCACCCGAGCCGGTCGAGCAGGCCCTGGCCCTGGCCGGGGTACCGGCGTCGGACGCCGTGTTCGTCGGTGACACCGTGTGGGACATGCAGGCCGCGTCCCGGGCCGGGGTGCGGGCCGTGGGGCTGCTCTGCGGCGGTATCCCGCGTACCGCACTGGAGGCCGCGGGGGCGGCGGCGGTCTTCGACGATCCGGCGGACCTGCTCGCCCAGATCGACGACAGTCCCTTCGCCGGGCCGGCGTGA
- a CDS encoding VOC family protein: MTVEKTSVLVLDAAEPMTLAEFYAGLFGAEIRVGSDPDFIEVVGHGGVRLAMRRDHGYAPPSWPRPEDSQQAHLRILVGRGDLDAAEREAVGLGARPVDTNNRRGPHEERVFSDPAGHSFSLSVSPAPAG, encoded by the coding sequence ATGACTGTTGAGAAGACCAGCGTCCTCGTCCTCGACGCCGCCGAACCCATGACACTGGCGGAGTTCTACGCAGGGCTGTTCGGCGCGGAGATACGCGTCGGCAGCGACCCCGATTTCATCGAGGTCGTCGGTCACGGCGGCGTGCGTCTGGCGATGCGCCGCGACCACGGCTACGCGCCGCCCAGCTGGCCGCGGCCGGAGGACTCCCAGCAAGCGCATCTGCGCATCCTCGTCGGCCGCGGCGACCTGGACGCGGCGGAGCGGGAGGCGGTCGGGCTGGGGGCCCGGCCGGTCGACACCAACAACCGGCGCGGGCCCCACGAGGAACGCGTCTTCTCCGACCCGGCGGGCCACTCCTTCTCCCTGTCGGTGTCCCCGGCGCCCGCCGGGTAG
- a CDS encoding NAD-dependent epimerase/dehydratase family protein encodes MSAKTGLRVVVTGATGNVGTSVVGALAADSRIASVLGLARRVPDLDFSRTEWASVDLAREDAGETLVRQLDGADAVIHLAWRFQPTHSPVTTWQTNVLGSLRLFDAVAEAGVPVLVHASSVGAYSPGPKTGTGVDESWPAHGWPDAAYCREKAYVERVLDAYELRHPETRVVRIRPAFMFKETSASEQRRIFAGRFLPGPLLNPALLPFVPDLEGLRFQVMHTDDTARAYLMAVLLDARGAFNLAAEPVIDAGILGELLGAKVVRVPQRAVHAALSAAWNLRAVPASPHLFDALLRMPVMSTARAREELEWQPRHTATEAIEEFLRGVRKGSGERTAPLAGHRAH; translated from the coding sequence ATGAGCGCGAAAACAGGACTGCGGGTGGTGGTCACAGGGGCCACGGGAAACGTCGGCACCAGTGTGGTCGGGGCACTCGCCGCGGACTCTCGGATCGCTTCGGTCCTCGGTCTCGCACGCCGCGTCCCCGATCTGGACTTCTCACGCACGGAGTGGGCGTCCGTGGACCTCGCCCGGGAAGACGCGGGCGAGACGCTCGTACGGCAGCTCGACGGCGCGGACGCGGTGATCCACCTCGCCTGGCGGTTCCAGCCGACGCACTCCCCCGTCACGACCTGGCAGACGAACGTCCTCGGGTCGCTGCGGCTCTTCGACGCGGTCGCCGAGGCGGGGGTGCCCGTCCTGGTGCACGCCTCGTCGGTCGGCGCCTACTCGCCCGGCCCCAAGACGGGTACGGGCGTCGACGAGTCCTGGCCGGCACACGGCTGGCCGGACGCGGCCTACTGCCGGGAGAAGGCGTATGTGGAACGGGTGCTCGACGCCTACGAACTGCGGCACCCGGAGACACGGGTGGTACGGATCCGCCCCGCCTTCATGTTCAAGGAGACCTCGGCGAGCGAGCAGCGCCGGATCTTCGCGGGCCGGTTCCTGCCCGGCCCGCTGCTCAACCCGGCGCTGCTCCCCTTCGTGCCCGACCTCGAAGGGCTGCGCTTCCAGGTGATGCACACCGACGACACCGCCCGGGCCTACCTCATGGCCGTCCTCCTCGACGCACGCGGCGCGTTCAACCTGGCCGCGGAGCCGGTGATCGACGCGGGGATCCTCGGCGAGCTGCTGGGGGCCAAGGTGGTGCGGGTGCCGCAGCGGGCGGTGCACGCCGCGCTGTCGGCCGCCTGGAACCTGCGTGCCGTCCCGGCGTCGCCGCATCTGTTCGACGCCCTGCTCCGGATGCCGGTGATGAGTACCGCACGGGCCCGGGAGGAGTTGGAGTGGCAGCCCCGGCACACGGCGACGGAGGCGATCGAGGAGTTTCTGCGCGGGGTCCGCAAAGGCTCCGGCGAGCGGACGGCCCCGCTGGCAGGGCACCGGGCGCACTGA
- a CDS encoding iron-containing redox enzyme family protein, whose amino-acid sequence MADRTPDPRTGPEGELPGARGELSQGVLTALRGAAGGPVPDPGGARGADPFGDDLQLALYLCYELHYRGFRGVEAAWEWEPGLLGLRAAMERRFLEALRERTAGHPGVYDALDELLVEPVDGTGVSYFLRDEGQLWHLREYAAQRSLYHLKEADPHAWVIPRLRGRAKAAFVAVAFDEFGGGRAERVHARLFAGLMADLGLDTAYGRYLDAAPAEMLAAVNLMSLLGLHRAHRGALVGHFATVEVTSSPGSRRLAEAMRRTGAGPAAEHFYAEHVTADAVHEQIVRRDVIGGLLADEPSLAPDMAFGVAATNWVEDRLGDRLLAAWRNGSTSLRAPL is encoded by the coding sequence ATGGCGGACCGTACGCCCGATCCACGGACGGGCCCGGAGGGCGAACTGCCGGGCGCACGCGGTGAGCTCTCGCAAGGAGTGCTGACGGCCCTGCGCGGCGCCGCCGGCGGCCCCGTGCCGGACCCCGGCGGCGCCCGGGGCGCCGACCCCTTCGGTGACGATCTGCAGCTGGCCCTCTACCTCTGCTACGAGCTGCACTACCGGGGCTTTCGCGGGGTCGAGGCGGCCTGGGAGTGGGAGCCCGGGCTGCTCGGCCTGCGCGCGGCGATGGAACGCCGCTTCCTCGAAGCGCTCCGTGAACGGACCGCCGGTCACCCCGGCGTCTACGACGCACTGGACGAACTGCTCGTCGAACCCGTCGACGGCACCGGGGTGTCGTACTTCCTCAGGGACGAGGGACAGCTGTGGCACCTGCGCGAGTACGCGGCCCAGCGCTCCCTCTACCATCTCAAGGAGGCCGACCCGCACGCCTGGGTCATCCCGAGACTGCGCGGGAGGGCCAAGGCGGCCTTCGTGGCGGTGGCGTTCGACGAGTTCGGCGGCGGACGCGCCGAGCGGGTGCACGCCCGGCTGTTCGCCGGCCTCATGGCGGACCTCGGCCTCGACACCGCCTACGGCCGGTACCTCGACGCCGCCCCGGCCGAGATGCTCGCAGCCGTCAACCTGATGTCGCTCCTCGGGCTGCACCGTGCCCATCGGGGCGCCCTGGTGGGGCACTTCGCCACGGTCGAGGTGACGTCCTCACCGGGTTCACGGCGGCTCGCGGAAGCGATGCGCCGCACCGGAGCGGGGCCGGCGGCCGAGCACTTCTACGCGGAACACGTGACGGCGGACGCCGTGCACGAGCAGATCGTGCGCCGGGACGTCATCGGCGGGCTGCTGGCCGACGAGCCGTCGCTCGCCCCCGACATGGCCTTCGGCGTCGCGGCCACGAACTGGGTCGAGGACCGGCTCGGCGACCGGCTGCTGGCGGCCTGGCGCAACGGCTCCACGAGCCTGCGGGCACCGCTGTGA
- a CDS encoding helix-turn-helix domain-containing protein — MAAAEPSPSLFVRSLGSVENNPTALKLILGGKLRELRVSAGLDPADVDSRLGFSRSKTSRIELGRHGCKPADAKALLELYGVEAQEQAAEFMRLVSQSRQSDWWRSFSDVLSDFFEPLVALEGAAATIRTYEPFYVPGLLQTPAYTDAVVRSGPGHLLMHEVQRRVELRQERQRQLDQPDAPRLWAVIDESVLMRSVGGPHVMREQLLHLVSMMERPRVTLQIAPLEVTASVGVGTGVTYLRFALSDLKDAVYIEHLTDSTFSQKPQAVEQYRDMLDRLGACALTPKQSLELIRQRLTSL; from the coding sequence CGAGAACAACCCGACCGCACTGAAGCTCATCCTCGGCGGCAAACTGCGGGAACTGAGGGTTAGTGCCGGGCTGGACCCGGCGGACGTCGACTCCCGGCTGGGCTTCTCCCGTTCCAAGACCAGCCGGATCGAACTCGGCCGCCACGGCTGCAAGCCGGCTGACGCCAAGGCCCTCCTGGAACTCTACGGTGTCGAGGCCCAGGAGCAGGCCGCCGAATTCATGCGGCTCGTCTCCCAGTCGCGGCAGTCCGACTGGTGGCGCTCCTTCAGCGACGTCCTCTCCGACTTCTTCGAGCCGCTGGTCGCCCTCGAGGGCGCCGCGGCGACCATCCGTACCTACGAGCCGTTCTATGTGCCGGGACTGCTGCAGACACCGGCGTACACGGACGCGGTCGTCCGCTCCGGCCCCGGGCACCTCCTCATGCACGAGGTGCAGCGCAGGGTGGAACTCCGGCAGGAGCGCCAGCGGCAGCTCGATCAGCCGGACGCGCCGCGCCTGTGGGCCGTGATCGACGAGTCCGTGCTGATGCGCTCCGTGGGCGGGCCCCATGTGATGCGTGAGCAACTGCTGCATCTCGTCTCGATGATGGAGCGGCCGCGGGTGACGCTGCAGATCGCACCGCTGGAGGTGACCGCCTCGGTGGGCGTCGGTACGGGCGTGACCTATCTGCGCTTCGCCCTGAGCGACCTGAAGGACGCGGTCTACATCGAGCACCTCACCGACAGCACCTTCAGCCAGAAGCCCCAGGCGGTCGAGCAGTACCGCGACATGCTGGACCGCCTCGGCGCCTGCGCCCTCACGCCCAAGCAGTCGTTGGAACTGATCCGGCAGCGCCTCACGTCCCTGTAA
- a CDS encoding CDGSH iron-sulfur domain-containing protein: MPNESEERTAPAPCRVTVTKEGPMLVEGPVEVVLDDGTTVRSDRFAVALCTCRRSRTYPWCDTSHRRRGRR, translated from the coding sequence GTGCCGAACGAGTCTGAGGAACGAACGGCCCCGGCCCCCTGCCGGGTGACCGTGACCAAGGAGGGCCCGATGCTCGTGGAGGGCCCCGTGGAGGTCGTGCTCGACGACGGGACCACCGTGCGGTCCGACCGGTTCGCCGTGGCCCTGTGCACCTGCCGGCGGAGCCGGACGTACCCGTGGTGCGACACCAGCCACCGCCGGCGCGGCAGGAGGTGA
- a CDS encoding VOC family protein, whose protein sequence is MNENSTPTATAHAAASAAVFGAPCWVSLMARDLQAAQDFYGAVLGWRFRKGRLGDQFRVAVVDGMPVAGIGALAPALTVAVAWTPYFAVEDADRTASRIRERSGTVAVGPLALSMGRGVLAADRDGAVFGLWEGELMRDWPAWRDKAPAWIRLLAKDAFESAIFYGEVFDWASGRAGCCEVSYVEGAVVLHREGRVLARLTSGADGTADSPLLHPRWHVHFAVKDLEETVRTATRHGGSVLGERTTSHGAEATLRDPDGAIFTVTATDDAAPE, encoded by the coding sequence ATGAACGAGAACTCGACCCCGACGGCGACCGCCCATGCGGCCGCGTCCGCCGCTGTGTTCGGGGCGCCCTGCTGGGTCAGCCTCATGGCCCGCGATCTGCAGGCGGCCCAGGACTTCTACGGAGCGGTGCTCGGCTGGAGGTTCCGCAAGGGCCGGCTGGGCGACCAGTTCAGGGTCGCCGTCGTCGACGGCATGCCGGTCGCCGGTATCGGCGCGCTGGCCCCGGCGCTGACGGTGGCCGTCGCGTGGACGCCCTACTTCGCCGTCGAGGACGCGGACCGGACCGCCTCCCGCATCCGGGAGCGCAGCGGCACTGTGGCGGTCGGGCCGCTCGCCCTGTCGATGGGGCGCGGCGTGCTGGCGGCCGACCGGGACGGCGCCGTCTTCGGGCTGTGGGAGGGCGAGCTCATGCGGGACTGGCCGGCCTGGCGTGACAAGGCTCCCGCCTGGATCCGGCTGCTGGCCAAGGACGCCTTCGAGTCGGCGATCTTCTACGGCGAGGTCTTCGACTGGGCCTCCGGACGGGCGGGCTGCTGCGAGGTCAGCTACGTGGAGGGCGCGGTCGTGCTGCACCGCGAGGGACGGGTGCTCGCCCGGCTCACCTCGGGCGCGGACGGCACGGCGGACAGCCCGCTGCTGCACCCGCGCTGGCACGTCCACTTCGCGGTCAAGGACCTCGAGGAGACCGTGCGGACCGCCACCCGCCACGGCGGCAGCGTCCTCGGCGAACGGACCACCTCGCACGGCGCCGAGGCCACCCTGCGCGACCCCGACGGAGCCATCTTCACCGTGACGGCCACGGACGACGCCGCACCCGAGTAG